The Desulfomonilia bacterium DNA segment CGATTGTGAATGTCTTTATGTCGGCCCCGCTGTGCCTTGCGAGAATTGCTGTAACGAGCGATGAATCAACGCCGCCTGAGAGAAATACACCGACCGGCACATCTGCGATAAGCCGCTTTTTAAAGGCATCAATCATTATTTCTTCAAGCTCTTCAATATAAAACTCTTCACTGAGAGGCGAACGTGATTCCTCGAATGAATTCATATCCCAGTATCTGTGATGCTCGATTTTCATATCCCTTGATATTTTAAGGAAACAGCCCGGCTCGATTTTGAACACGTTTTTATAGATTGAGCGCGGTGCCGAGATATAACCGTAATGGAAAAACTCGCCGAGTGAATAGGTATCTATATCAAGCCTGTCCGCGAGACCTGTGTGAAGTCCCTTTAGCTCCGAGGCGAATGCGAAGGCGACCCCATTTGAATAATAAAAAAGCGGCTTTACGCCTATCCTGTCCCTGAACAGATAGAGGGTCTTTTCCAATGAATCCCAGACTGCAAAAGCGAACATGCCATTAAAGCGTTTGACACATTCAGGCCCCCATTTGATGAAGGCGTTCAGAACCACTTCGGTGTCGGATGTTCCCCTGAAACTGAAATCGGAAAGCTCTTCTTTTAGTTCACGGAAATTATAAACCTCACCATTGTAGCAGATGATATATCTGCAATCATTTGACACCATGGGCTGATGGCCTGTCGGGCTTAAATCAATTATTGAAAGCCTTCTGTGACCGAGAGCGAGTCCGGCTTTTTTGTCAACATAGAGCCCAGCATCATCCGGTCCGCCGCGATGCATGACATCGCGCATCCTGACGCAGATGTCCCCGAGGTTATCTTTATCAGATTGTATCCAGATCCCAGCTATTCGGCACATAAAGATTTTAAGTAGGTCTTTAAAGTAAGAAAAATGTTCGCATTCCGATTGATAATCTTAAATAATGGAAGAGACAGGATACTTAATATAAGGCTGAAAGGCATCACATAAGAAGACATATGCCTTTGTGTCAATGTGATTATATTCTTTACCGCAAACTCGTCCCTGATATTTCCTTTTCTTATGAATCCAAAAATCGGAGGCAGGTATTTTAATATTTTTTCTTTTATGAACCTGTTCCGTAAAGACTGGTGGTCGGGATGATACACAATGGCTGTCTTAACCACATGAACCTTGAAGCCTTTTTTTGCCGCTCTCAGGCAATAATCCCAGTCCTCGAAACCGACAAAAAAAGATGGGTCGTATATTCCGATTTCTTCTATTACCTTTCTATGAATGAGAAGGCCTGCTGTGCCTGCCGCATTAACTATGTCGGCATCTGCCGGTGCGGGATACATATATCCGAGCATCCCTTTGTTTCTTTTGAAATAATTCAAGACCCTTCCGGTTTCAGGGTCTTTTATGACAGGAGCTCTAATAAACCCTTTGCCATCTTTCAGAAGCTTTTCTAGACAGTCCTTTTCCGGGTAATCATCTTCATCATGCAGCCATATCCACTCAGCACCCTCATCAAACGCCTTTTTCATTCCAAGCGAAAATCCTCCTGCCGAGCCAAGGTTGTCTTCTGATGTATATAAATGTATTTTAAAAGGTTTTTCTGAAACTGATTTCCAGGACAATATCACTGGATCAATGCATCTGCTGTTATCGATGATTATAACATCATTGATTGGATTGGTCTGATAATTTATGAACTTGAGACATTTTTGAAGACCGAAGATGTCTTTATAAGCAACAATTACAGGAAAGGTTCGATTGATCATTCAGATAGTTCCGCTAATGGATTGTTTTTTTTAAGATATATAAAAGAAGCTTTGCAGGAAGAATTCCAACTGAATAATTGTATTTAGAACGCATATAAGACTTATTTATTGCATCTTTCATACAAATAAGTTGTAGCTTTTGTGCTGTCCTTATTAATGGTTTGTTCTTTGTATATTGCTGCGTGTTATTAAAAATGATTTTCATCGAATCATAGAACTCTTTGCTTTGAGTAGTCGTTATTGTTTTCTCGCTGATATCTCTTCTAAATTCAGCAGTAACTTTTTTTATATGTTTGAAATCATAATTACGAGAGAGTCTTATCCATAAATCCCAGTCTTCATTAGCAAATAAGTTTTCATTAAAGAAGCCGGTATCCGAAAAGCAGGCTTTGTTATGCATAAAACATAGCGTTGGAGATATATTATGAACTAGTATTTTATCTTTAGAGAAATCAAATGAATATGGGAATGATTTACTGATCTTAACAGTATTTGCATTAGTATGAACTTGGCTTATCATGCATGCATCCGAGTAGGCAACTTTGTATTCTGAGTTTTCAAGGCAATTAACAAGAGTTTCCAGATGATTCGGATAGTATATGTCGTCATCATCTAAATAAGCTATGTATTTTCCTTTAGATAATTTTATCCCGGTATTTCTTGCGGTTGATATTCCAAGATTTTTAAAATGATTAATAATTGTAATTCTATTGCTAAAACCAATGCTGTTTAGGATTTCATTAATGGGTGTGCCACCATCGTTCACCACAATAATCTCATAGTCACAAAATGTTTGAGATAGAATACTTATCAAAGCTTTTTTAAGTAGTTGAGGTCGGTTATATGTTGGTACAATAACAGATATTAACGGATTCATTATTTAATCAGTATGTGAAATGCGTCTAGCAATTAAAAAGATATTTTTTAATACGAGCTTCTCAGCTTCTCCAAATATGTTGATTTTGAAACTAATCACTAAATATATAATATCAAACAAACCAATTGCTATTATTAAGCCAACCCATGAACATGATATAGGGCGAATAAAGAAGGAAACTATCGCAAGTATTATACCTAATACCAATGGAGGACAATATGCAGACAGAAATAATGCATAAGGTGATAATTTTAAAAAGCGTTTCAACACGATTATTAGGAAAACCAAATCAACCGCATTTGTAAGAATCAGTGCAAAACCGGCACCATTAAGGCCGAACGGTTTAATAAATACCAGGCATGACAATCCCAGCACAACGGCCCTGAACATACAGTAAACAGTAAACTGCCTTATCCTACCTGTTCCGACTGCAATATTATTGGGAAGAGCTACAAATAAAGTGCTTAGAAAAAATGAAGCTGTAAGCAGCATTAGAACTGTATTAGTCTGGCTGCTTACTGTTTTGCCCACCCATATCAGCATAAAACTGTTGCCGAAAACAAACATGGGTATAAATATCATGCAGGATAGCACGGTAATAAATCTTGTTGAACGAATGTATATGTCTTTTAATTTTTCATGCTGGTCTGTTGAATGAAGTTCACTTGCCATGGGAAAAGTAAATCCGAGCATATAGGCAATCATATAAGAAAGTGAATTAACTATCATGAATGGAATTGAATATATTCCTGCTGCCGCAACCCCAAGCCAGATCCCGATCAATGTCTGGTCCAATCTGCTAACAATTGCGCTTAAGCCTCTATTAATTGCGCCATAACCAATATAGGAACGCAAACGCCTTATGGTAGGAAAGTCAAAACCAGGCTTAAACCGGTAGGCAGGCAGCAGAATCCTTGCAATCATCCAATATGCTATTCCGGCGCATACTGTTGACAAAACCCTCATCAAAACAAACCCGACAACACCATACCCTAGATAAACCAGTAATAAGCCGAAACCGATGCCTGCAAGATTGGTAATAATAGCAACGCCATATGTTATTTCAAATCTCTGCAGCCCCATGGAAACAGCTCTGCCCCATGACATGCCCACACTGCCCAGAAAACCTATGCCTGCAAGCTGGAAAACAATAACTGCCTGAGATGACATATCCGCTGGAACTTTAAAAACATTCTCACTTAGAATTTTCGCAAACAGGATTATGACGGTCATGCCGATAAAGCCGATTATCAGGTATAACTGAAGGGTATTGTTCAACATTTTATTGGCAGAAGCAGTGTCGTTCCGGGCATGATCTTCTGCAAGATATTTGGTTATCGGCAAATCCAGGCCCATATCCATGACCGTCAGGTATCCGATTATTACAGCCACAAGACTTTGCAGTCCAAAGGCGGTTTCTCCAACTGCATCAAGCAGGAGGGGAGTTGATACAAGGTTTATCACCATAGGGATGGCATATCCCAGCAGGCTGGAAAACATATTGATGGATGTTCTGTTTAATCTGTCCATATTTTTGAAAATAAGAAATTGTCAGCTAGATAATTAGAAAAGAAAAATGAGATCAGATTTATAATTTTAAGGTGTTGTTTATTGTATTTGCAAAACTTTCCGGCAGGAAATTTTTAAAGCGTTCTCCTGCCAGATAGTCCTTAATAGCATCCTGATATTTTTTATATTCCTGCTCATCAATATTAATAATAAAATCTTCAAGATCTTTATTGGTCTTGAATATTCTGCGGTCTACAAACGCATTACTGTCTACATAGTCTGTAATATTTGGAGCGCCAAGGTAAATTGGCACACAACCGCAGCGCATACTGTCAAATATTTTTTCAGTTATATAGCCAGGCTCACCCTCAAGATTTTCATAACACAGGCTGAAACGATAGAAGGGCAGGACGTCCCATTTGTTTTTTACTGTTCCCCTGTAAGAAGAGTATACTTGTTTTTTAAACGGCAATATTTTTTCAACAAGATTTGCAGGATTATTCCAGCCGTAACCATACAGATCAAAGTTTTCAGGAAGAGCTGTTTCGAAGTGACGGATTGATTTTATGCGCTCTGAATATAACTCCCGTTTGTGATTTGAATATTTATTCATCGAAATGTTTACAAGCAGCTTCTTTTTACCAAAAGGAATCTTGGGAATTATCGAAAACTTACCTGTCTGAGGCCAGCATATCTTGAAATATTTTATGCTATCCACAATGGAATCATTCCATGTAAATATAATATTAAAAGCCTCGTGATTTTCTCTTTTCCAGTTGTCAGGGCTCACTGCGGGAGCCTCCCACAGGAATAAAACCATTTTGTCTTTGAGATGGCTGTTTAAGCATTCCGAATAAAGATCACGGACTATAGAGATTCCCCTGGCTTTATTTATTGTCCGCTTTAATCTAGCCTTAAAATTTGAATACGGGAACACGCTTGCAATATCAAAAAAGAAAACCCATTCACAATCATGCAATGAATTGTCATCTGCAGTGGTCAGAAGATAATTTTTTTCTAACAGGCGATCTCTGAGAAATATATATGGATCATTATAAGAATCCCGCTCGTTCGGATCGAACATCCTGTTATTGCCGCCTGAGAGCGTATGAATAAGTATCTTTTTCAAATTTAACGTTTCAACATTATACTATTGCGTAGAATCAAGTTTTATCGCATCGAATATTTCTATGAATCTTTGTTTCATGTCATGGTCTCTCAATGTACGTTGATATCCCCTGAAGGCAATTTCTTCGCGTTCATCCTCATGCTTCAAGTAATAATGTATTTTTTCAATCATCTTATCTGTTGAATCATAAATGGCAATTTCATTGCTGATGTCATAGAGTTTTTCCAAGCCTTCAACATAATAGGATAACTGGAACCCTCCGCACGAACTTATTTCAAAATGTCTGCCCTTGACCTGCTCATGAATTTTATGATCATTTTTTATAAATACATAAGCTGTATTGCGCCATGCCTTGAGCGTTTCTGTAACAGGCCTGTTTATGCCCATTAGGTAACGGATATCCCAGGACACTGAATTGGAAAGGTTCAGATTGATTTTGCTTTTGTTGAAAATATCAATCATCTCTATATATTCAACTGGGCCGTTGTTCCAGCCCGCACCCCGAATCATGACATTTATGCCGGATTTTTCAATTTGCCTCAGGCACCATGCCCTGAAAGGATGAAACTGTCCGACAAAACTGACATCAATTGTTTTTGGCAGGTCTTTCTTTGTAAAAAATCCGGTGTTGCAGGCAAAAGGAGAGAAGATTGCATTTTTGTGTCCTGCATCCCTGAACCTTTTAACCCCGTGAACATCTGAAGTTGTTACAAAATTAAAATGTTCAGCCCAGAAATTTGAGTATTTCCGTCTCCAGATATCGTCAAAAAAATAACCAAGCGTTTTTGAATACTTATTTATTTCATCAACAATTTCAGGAATGAACTGATTGGTGTGTGGAACAAAAATAACAATATCAGGGCGGTATTCTTTTACTTTGTCAAGCAGGGCATTGTTCATTTTAAACCTGCCTGATTCATTGAATATTTTTAAAAAATCAAATTTCTCTACACTCTCAGTTATGCTCTTGAGCGTCAGATAGAAGTTGTAATATTCATAGGACTCGGCTTCATTCCTGCCAAAAGCTGCTACCAGCAAAATTTTCATTTTATATAATCTTTCAGATAGCTATCGAAGATTTCAAACAGGCGGTCCATCTGCTCTGTTGAATCAAAAGGATACAGTCCCAGATAGAAACCGGATTTATGAATCATGTTCGCCCCGTGAAGATTATCGTCTTTCAGGCTTGGGAACATGTTTACTACCGGCTGCAATGCAATATTGCCAGTGACAATAGGCCTTGTTTCAACTCCCATCTTTTCAAGGTATTTTAAAAAGTTCTCTTTAGAAAAAGGGCACTCGGGAGTGAGCATGACAGGCAGGGCGAACCATGAGCACTCGGCATTATCTGACACCTGCATCAGCCTCATAATGTCTTTGTATTTTAAAAGATAACTGCCGAAGTATTCAGCATTTTTTTTACGCTGTTTATGAAATTCAGGCTGGCGTCCAAGCTGCACCAGACCAAACCCGGCCTGAAGTTCGGTGGGCCTGAGATTAAATCCCCAGTTTATGAAAGTATATCTTTCATCAATTCCGTTGGCAGGTTTTATATAGGTATGTTTCATGTTCCTGGCCCAGCCATGAGCACGCAGCAACCTGAACAGGTCGGATAAGCCCTTATCCCTGCAGCCGACCATCCCGCCTTCCATTGTCGTTATGTGGTGAGAAAAGAAAAATGAATAGCTGCCGGCAATTCCGAAAGTTCCGACTGACTGACCTTTGTATTTTGCCCCAAGGGATTCGCAGCAGTCTTCAACTAACACAAGATCATGCTTTTGGCAGATTTCTGTTATTTTATCCATTTCGCAGGGATTGCCCATCAGGTGTACCAGGGAGATGGCCCTTGTCCTCGGGCCTATCTTTATTTCAAGGTCTTTAATGTCCATGTTAAGGGTAAAGGGGTCAGTATCTACGAGCCTGACCTTAAGGCCAGCCATCATTGGTGACCATATCTGCGTAGGCCATGTAACGGATGGCGCCAGTATTTCATCACCTGGTTCAAGCAGGTTGGCAGCCGGGTTAACAAGAGCAAAGGCAATCAGAAGGTCAGCAGATGAACCGCTGTTTACAAAAATAGATTCAGAGTGATTGAATTTCTCGCTGAAGGTTTTTTCAAACCTGAGAGTTTTGTCACCCATTGTCGTTACGAACATACACAACGACTCCACAGCTTCCATAATCTCTTCAATCTCGTAAGTTGCACAACTCAGGGGATACCAGTATTTTTGAGGTCTGGATTTTTTAGCCAGCAATCCTTCATCAATAAATGCCTGCAGGTTCTTTTTCAGATCGTCCTTGGATTTGTATTTCATGATATTCAGCATTTATTTGAATCTTGCCATTTATAAAAATCTTCCAAGACCATTTTCAATCCTGTTTCAAGATCAATTGAATGTTTCCAGCCCAAAGCTGATAACCTTGTTACATCAAGCAGTTTTCGCGGCATTCCATCAGGTTTTGATGTATCCCAGATGATCCGGCCCTTATAATCCACAAGTATTGCAATCAGCTCGGCCAGTTCTTTTATTGTGAAATCAATTCCCGAACCAACATTTATAATTTCAGGAGAATCATAATTTTCCAGCAGAAAAACACAGGCTTCAGCGCAATCATCTACGTGAAGAAATTCCCTGCGGGCACTGCCTGTTCCCCACAATGTCACAGACTTGGCGCCGGCTTGTTTTGCCTCAGCAAAGCGCCTTACCAGCGCAGAAATAACATGAGAGCGTTCAAATTCAAAATGATCGCCGGGCCCATATAAATTGCACGGCATGGGAGAAATTATATTAAGCCCATACTGTCTGTTCATTGCCTGAGCCAGGCGAATGCCTGCTATTTTTGCAATTGCGTAGGATTCATTTGTTGGCTCGACTGGCCCGTGCATAAAGTATTCTTCTTTCATTGGCTGCAAAGATTCTCTTGGGTATATGCATGAACTTCCCAAAAAAAGTGTTTTTTGAACTTTATACACAAGGCAGGCTTCCATGAGATTATTCTGGATTTTGAGATTGTCCAGCAGAAATTCCGTGGGTTCAGCCATGTTTGCTGCAATGCCGCCAACCTTTGCTGCCGCTATGATTACAATCTCGGGTTTGGTCTCATTAAAATGTGAAAAGACGCTTTTAGCGTCTTTCAGATCAAGTTCGCTGCGTGTTCTGATAATTAAATTTAAAAAACCTTTCTTTTTTAAACTTCTTAAAATTGCTGAACCAGCCAGGCCTTCGTGTCCTGCTACATAGATTCTTGAATTCTTATTTAGCCTCACATCCAAAATCCATTTTAAATTTTTTACACTGATCAAACATGATATGCATTAAAATTATATTGGCTTTCTGAGCCATGATTTTCTCAAGGAAAGAATTCTATTTATCATTTTAACAGTTAAATGACCTGCTCCGAGAGACGCTGTTATAAATAATGAAAGTCCTATCAGCAATTTGATAAAATACATCGGTCGTTTTATTGCAGTGTTGAAATTTTGAACCGTCAGGGCTTTTTTCATTAACTTAAGTGCTTCATCTGTCTTATCCTGTTCAATCAGATTGAAGGCACATGTCAATAAATCAATCGATTTATACATTTCATAAAAAGAAATAGATTTAGGCTTGGCAATTTTTCTTTCTTCCTCATCATTCAAATGAGAGTCAATTACCCTGAAATAATCAGCTAACACAGTCCGGCCTTTTGCAATTATTTCAGTACCCTGAGTGCTGGAAATCCGGTATTGATGCAGGGGTTCGTCTATGATACCAATCGGCCCCCATTTTTTTGCCATTCGTAGATACAAATCAATGTCCGATGCTGAATGATATATGTGCCAGTTGAAATTACCAACTTCATTAAGAACATTTTTACGGGTCATCATAGTGGGAACAGGAGTAAATGTGCAATATTTTAAAACAGCATTAAAAAATTCATCAAAATTAAGGAAGGTTATCCCTTTCAATTCGCTAGGGAGCAATCTCTTGCCCATACGGATTGGCCGGTCAAGTTCATCAATTGTCTGCATCATAGTAAATACTGCACTGACATCAGGATGCGTCTTTAGAAATTCAACCTGTTTGCGAACCATTGTCTGCGTGTAAATATCATCTGCGTGATATAAGGCGACAAGGGGACCATCGCATAGAGTTAAGGCATAATTCCAGTTGCCTTCAGCTCCGCCAGATATGACAGGATTGAAGTAATACTTTACTCCCCTGCTTTCATATTTTTTTGCAATTTCAGCAGTGTTGTCTGTTGAAGCATTGTCACAAACAAAAACATCGATATCCGGATAATCCTGTACAAGGATTGACTCTAAGGTACGTTCAATTGACCATCCGGCATTATGGGCCGGAATGCATATAGTTACATGATCACTGCTATTACTCATAAATTATTTTCCATGAGCCAGTCTATGGATCTTTTTACAGCAGAAAGAGAATCATACTGCAGTTTAAAATCAAAGGTTTCTTTGAGTTTTGATATATCAGGCAGGTATCGGGCAGGCAACTTTTCAGGCAATGCAGGTTCTTTGATCATTACAGGAACTTTCTTATTGAAGCATGAGCTGACAAATTCAGCCAGCTCAGATATTGAAATACCATCATCAGAACCGACATTAAAAGTACTGATGTCAGTTTCACCAAGTAAAATCTCCCATAATGCCACAGCCACATCTGTGCTATAACAATACGACCGAACAAGTGTGCCATCGCTGTTTATTATTATGGGTTCCTGTTTTTGACATTTCTTGATGAAATCAGTCACTGCATACTGTGCATTAAGATCGATATAGGGACCCACAAAGGTAAAGAGCCGGGCGACCTTTACCTGCATGCAATATCTTTCACGGTATATGGAGCTAAGAACTTCCGCATATCTTTTACCTTCGGCATAACCGGAAGTCGAGGTGGTGATGTCAGGCCCCTGAAGAAAATCTTCAGGAATTTGTTTAAGTCGGACTGGCTGTGTTCCATACACGGCGCCTGAGCTCAGATAAAGAAAGGATTTAACCTTATTTGTTTCAGCAAGCTTTAAAACATTCAAAGTTCCACTAGTTATAGTTTCCATGGATCCTAATGGATCATTGTTTGTAACAAATGGATCGGCAGTGGTCGCAGCGTGAATGATATAATCACATTTTATTTGGTCAAAAGTAAACTCACTTACATTACCTTTAACAGTAATGAAGTCATCCCTAGAGGCTATATCTGGCATTTTAGCAAAAAAAGCATACGGATTCCTGGTCAGGATAAAAGTTCTGCAGGGTTTTATAAGAATTGTGTCATTTAAATAAGCGAGAGTTTTTAAAAGATAACTGCCGATAAAACCAGTACCTCCGGTAATAAATAAATTTTGCCCTGAAAGAGCATAAAATTTATCTCCAACCCGGCTGATTATTGATGAAATATCTTCAGAAACCAACATACAAAAACTCGATACTTATTTAAGTACCTCAAGTATTTTTTTGCAGATGAATTCTGCATCAATACCATGATATTTGTGGAGGTAAGACTGAGTTCCAGTTATGCTGATATACTCATCTGTCAAACAGATTTGTGTAAGCTTGCAGTTGAATCCAGACATTGCCATTGCTTTAGAGACTGATCCGGTAAATCCTCCATATGATGTGTGCTCATCAACAGTAAAAATATTCGTAACCTTTGATGCGATCTGTTTAACAGTTTCATCGTCAAAAGGCTTTAATGTCGGAAAATTTATTACATATGGATTGACATTATTTTTTTTTAGATAAACTAATGCCTTTAGCACTTCAGAGATAATTGGTCCTGTAGAAAAAATAGCAATCTCAGTACCTTCATTTAAGCATGTTGCTTTACCGATCTCAAAAGGGGACAGATTTCCGTATATGTTAGGTTCTCCACCACGACCCAACCTGAGATAGCAGGGGCCATTTTTAGAGATAATTGCATGCATTACCTGTTTTGTTTCAAAAGGATCAGTAGGAGTAATAACCGTCATATTAGGCATGGATTGCATCAATGCAATATCCTCTATCCCGTGATGTGAATATCCAGCTGTTCCATAGGTAACACCACCACCAACAGCAACAATCTTGACGTTCAGATTATGATAACAAACATCGTTTCTTATTTGTTCAAGGCACCTGATAACAGGGAAATTAGCAATTGAGTATGTGAAAACAGTCTTTCCGGTTAATGCCAGACCAGCTGCAACACCAGTCATGTTTTGCTCAGCAACACCCATATTCACAAAGCGCTCAGGAAAGTAGTTGCCGAACCTTTCCAATACTGAAAAGCCAAGGTCCCCGGTTAAAAGCCATATACGTTCATCTGTTTGGGCTAATTCACAAAGAGTTTCGATAAATGCTGTTCTCATATCAATCAGAAAGTTCCTCAAGTGCAAGTTTTAATTGTTCTGAATTTGGTGATTTATAATGCCAGGCAAGGGTATTTTCCATGTATGATACACCCTTGCCTTTTATTGTATGAGCAATAATGATACTGGGTTTATCCTTTTCAAAGGGGACAGCTTTAAGTGTTTTTTCAATTTCACAATGATCATGCCCATTGATTTCACGAACCGACCAGTTAAATGTCTTCCATTTATCAACTATCGGATCTAGGTCGATGACATCTTTTACTGCACCAAAACCCTGCAATTTGTTATAATCGACAATTGCCACGAGGTTATCCAGTTTATGCTGAGGTGCAAAGAGGATGGCTTCCCAGTTCGATCCTTCATTAAGCTCTCCGTCACTCATTAAAACAAAAGACCTGAAAGTTGAGTTTTGTCTTTTTCCTGCTAATGCAATTCCACAGGCAACAGGTAGTCCATGCCCTAGTGATCCAGTCGACAGTTCGACTCCAGGAACATGATGGCTTGCATGCCCGGCAAACATACTCCCATTACTGCAGTAATCGTTTAATTGTTGAATCGGGAAAAAACCTTTTTCGGCAAGGACAGCATAAAGAACCGCTGCAGCATGACCTTTACTGAGGATGAACCTGTCTCTGTCTAAATACTGGGGATTGTCAGCTTTGTATTGTAATGTGGTTTCGTATAATACAGCCAGCAGATCTGCAATGCTCAGGCATGAACCAA contains these protein-coding regions:
- a CDS encoding NAD-dependent epimerase/dehydratase family protein, which produces MLVSEDISSIISRVGDKFYALSGQNLFITGGTGFIGSYLLKTLAYLNDTILIKPCRTFILTRNPYAFFAKMPDIASRDDFITVKGNVSEFTFDQIKCDYIIHAATTADPFVTNNDPLGSMETITSGTLNVLKLAETNKVKSFLYLSSGAVYGTQPVRLKQIPEDFLQGPDITTSTSGYAEGKRYAEVLSSIYRERYCMQVKVARLFTFVGPYIDLNAQYAVTDFIKKCQKQEPIIINSDGTLVRSYCYSTDVAVALWEILLGETDISTFNVGSDDGISISELAEFVSSCFNKKVPVMIKEPALPEKLPARYLPDISKLKETFDFKLQYDSLSAVKRSIDWLMENNL
- a CDS encoding transketolase C-terminal domain-containing protein, with protein sequence MRTAFIETLCELAQTDERIWLLTGDLGFSVLERFGNYFPERFVNMGVAEQNMTGVAAGLALTGKTVFTYSIANFPVIRCLEQIRNDVCYHNLNVKIVAVGGGVTYGTAGYSHHGIEDIALMQSMPNMTVITPTDPFETKQVMHAIISKNGPCYLRLGRGGEPNIYGNLSPFEIGKATCLNEGTEIAIFSTGPIISEVLKALVYLKKNNVNPYVINFPTLKPFDDETVKQIASKVTNIFTVDEHTSYGGFTGSVSKAMAMSGFNCKLTQICLTDEYISITGTQSYLHKYHGIDAEFICKKILEVLK
- a CDS encoding transketolase; its protein translation is MADIHTRELARKIRIHALKMVHRANASHIGSCLSIADLLAVLYETTLQYKADNPQYLDRDRFILSKGHAAAVLYAVLAEKGFFPIQQLNDYCSNGSMFAGHASHHVPGVELSTGSLGHGLPVACGIALAGKRQNSTFRSFVLMSDGELNEGSNWEAILFAPQHKLDNLVAIVDYNKLQGFGAVKDVIDLDPIVDKWKTFNWSVREINGHDHCEIEKTLKAVPFEKDKPSIIIAHTIKGKGVSYMENTLAWHYKSPNSEQLKLALEELSD